The Sphingomonas alpina genome has a segment encoding these proteins:
- a CDS encoding DUF1489 family protein yields the protein MPLHLTKVAFGATGIEDLAERLLARAEAGPVFLTTRYLPKRHEEVAGQGSLFWIIKHQLVARSPILQFGEAEGGRVAIHIDPHLILTHARPKRAHQGWRYLEDADAPVDLGVDEVAGDVMPAALMGKLSGLGLI from the coding sequence ATGCCGCTTCATCTCACCAAGGTCGCGTTCGGCGCCACCGGTATCGAGGATCTTGCCGAGCGCCTGCTGGCGCGTGCCGAGGCTGGGCCGGTCTTCCTCACCACGCGCTACCTTCCCAAACGGCATGAGGAAGTCGCCGGCCAGGGGTCGCTGTTCTGGATCATCAAGCATCAGCTCGTTGCGCGCTCGCCGATCCTGCAGTTCGGCGAAGCGGAGGGCGGCAGAGTGGCGATCCATATCGATCCCCACCTCATCCTGACTCATGCTCGGCCCAAACGCGCGCATCAGGGCTGGCGCTATCTGGAAGATGCCGATGCGCCGGTCGATCTGGGCGTGGATGAAGTGGCCGGCGATGTCATGCCCGCGGCGCTGATGGGCAAGCTGTCGGGTCTGGGCCTCATCTAG
- a CDS encoding CarD family transcriptional regulator has protein sequence MAAKALSFDVGDYVVYPKHGVGRVIELQRQEIAGMQLELYVLRFEKERMTLRVPTNKAESVGMRKLSSDKTLREALDTLTGKPRVKRTMWSRRAQEYEAKINSGDLVSIAEVVRDLFRADDQPEQSYSERQIFEGATSRLARELAAMEQVDEPTAQEKILEILRKAAAIHNKDKVPA, from the coding sequence ATGGCTGCCAAGGCGCTGTCCTTCGACGTCGGCGATTATGTCGTTTACCCCAAGCACGGCGTTGGCCGTGTCATCGAGCTGCAACGGCAGGAAATCGCCGGCATGCAACTCGAACTCTATGTGCTGCGCTTCGAGAAAGAGCGCATGACGCTTCGCGTGCCCACCAACAAGGCCGAGTCGGTCGGGATGCGCAAGCTTTCCTCGGACAAGACGCTGCGTGAGGCGCTCGATACGCTGACCGGCAAGCCTCGCGTCAAGCGCACCATGTGGTCGCGCCGCGCGCAGGAATATGAAGCGAAGATCAATTCGGGCGACCTGGTGTCGATCGCCGAAGTGGTCCGCGATCTGTTCCGTGCCGACGACCAGCCCGAGCAGAGCTATTCGGAGCGTCAGATCTTCGAAGGCGCGACCAGCCGCCTCGCCCGCGAACTCGCGGCGATGGAGCAGGTCGATGAACCGACCGCACAGGAAAAGATCCTGGAGATTCTGCGCAAGGCCGCAGCGATCCACAACAAGGACAAGGTTCCCGCCTGA
- a CDS encoding GIN domain-containing protein, whose translation MIRHLIAASLLFLPVGAEAADRTYSIGSFDRIRIDGPFDVRLDTGKAPSARADADSRTLDRLAIRVEGSTLIIRMGNDGWGETPTTAGTSPVITLSTPTLRSINVNAGARLTVGGMAGQRLDLAVNGSGVLSVNGIAADQLNATVIGSGTVTLSGRAAKTRLMTNGPGTIDASALDVSDLIIRLDGTGETRAAARYTAAVTTTGLGRVTVGGEPACVIKAMAGGPVSCGKPKPPR comes from the coding sequence ATGATCCGTCACCTGATCGCCGCCAGCCTGTTGTTCCTTCCCGTCGGCGCAGAGGCCGCCGACCGGACCTATTCCATCGGCAGCTTCGACCGTATCCGTATCGACGGCCCGTTCGACGTCCGGCTCGATACCGGCAAGGCTCCGAGTGCGCGGGCCGATGCCGATTCCCGGACGCTCGACCGGCTTGCGATCCGCGTCGAAGGCAGCACTTTGATCATTCGCATGGGCAATGATGGCTGGGGCGAGACGCCGACGACGGCCGGCACATCACCGGTCATTACCCTGTCCACGCCGACGCTGCGCTCAATCAACGTCAATGCCGGCGCGCGGCTGACCGTCGGCGGAATGGCCGGGCAGCGGCTCGATCTCGCCGTCAACGGATCCGGCGTGCTGAGCGTCAACGGAATTGCCGCGGATCAGCTCAATGCCACAGTGATCGGCAGCGGGACCGTCACGCTGAGCGGCCGTGCGGCGAAAACGCGGCTGATGACCAATGGCCCCGGTACGATCGACGCCAGTGCACTCGATGTCAGCGACCTGATCATACGGCTCGACGGCACCGGCGAGACGCGCGCCGCAGCCCGCTATACGGCGGCGGTGACCACCACCGGACTGGGGCGCGTGACCGTCGGCGGCGAACCCGCCTGTGTGATCAAGGCGATGGCCGGCGGACCGGTCTCATGCGGAAAACCCAAACCGCCTAGATGA
- a CDS encoding head GIN domain-containing protein, giving the protein MRLFATIAVLPLAACSFGSESADAKQGLPGSGSGTTRTFAAAGFDQVDLRGSDDIDIRVGTGFSVRAEGPSKELDKLKIEKIGNTLKVGRINSAGFNWGDDQKGVKIFVTMPRIAGAGIAGSGDMTIDRIDGQNFAGETAGSGNMTIAALNVQTGKFSIAGSGDMSVAGTAKQLSMKIAGSGDIDAGGVKAEGASVSIAGSGSATAEVNGPADVSVVGSGDVDLGKGAKCTTSKMGSGEVHCG; this is encoded by the coding sequence ATGCGCCTGTTCGCCACCATCGCCGTCCTTCCGCTCGCCGCCTGCTCCTTCGGTTCGGAGTCTGCAGATGCGAAACAGGGGCTTCCCGGGTCGGGCAGCGGCACGACGCGTACCTTCGCTGCGGCCGGTTTTGACCAGGTCGACCTGCGCGGATCGGACGATATCGATATCCGCGTCGGCACCGGTTTCTCGGTTCGCGCCGAAGGCCCGTCCAAGGAACTCGACAAGCTCAAGATCGAGAAGATCGGCAACACGCTGAAGGTCGGCCGGATCAACAGCGCCGGCTTCAACTGGGGCGACGACCAGAAGGGCGTGAAGATTTTCGTGACCATGCCGCGCATTGCCGGGGCGGGAATCGCGGGATCGGGCGATATGACGATCGATCGTATCGATGGGCAGAATTTCGCCGGCGAAACCGCCGGATCGGGCAACATGACGATCGCCGCACTGAATGTGCAGACCGGCAAATTCTCGATCGCTGGCTCAGGCGACATGAGCGTTGCGGGCACCGCGAAACAATTGTCGATGAAGATCGCCGGATCCGGCGACATCGATGCCGGCGGCGTCAAAGCGGAAGGGGCGAGCGTCTCGATCGCCGGGTCGGGCAGCGCCACCGCCGAGGTGAACGGTCCCGCCGATGTCTCCGTTGTCGGTTCGGGCGACGTCGATCTCGGCAAGGGCGCGAAATGCACCACATCGAAGATGGGATCGGGCGAGGTCCATTGCGGCTGA